The Skermanella pratensis genome has a window encoding:
- a CDS encoding ubiquinol-cytochrome c reductase iron-sulfur subunit, translating to MDHQEPEVDIERRTVLKAALCAGVALHLAPMAGPAEAMAQGDPRKSRPQAGDRLVFASGGRKGEPIADKDIQQGHQQVMAYSLDPASETVRDGSRLNKVMLIRLDPADLDEETRKHAADGIVAFSAVCSHAGCDVSGWHGEERILECPCHHSKFDPRAGGKVVGGPAPRRLALLPLENGPEGLVVAAGFIGKVGAATSA from the coding sequence GTGGATCATCAGGAGCCTGAAGTCGATATCGAGCGCCGGACCGTCCTGAAGGCGGCGCTGTGCGCCGGAGTGGCGCTTCATCTGGCGCCAATGGCCGGACCGGCGGAAGCCATGGCCCAGGGAGACCCGCGCAAGTCGAGGCCCCAGGCGGGCGACCGGCTGGTGTTCGCCTCCGGCGGGCGCAAGGGCGAGCCGATCGCGGACAAGGATATCCAGCAAGGTCATCAGCAGGTCATGGCCTATAGCCTGGACCCCGCGTCGGAAACGGTCCGCGACGGCTCGCGGCTCAACAAGGTGATGCTGATCCGGCTCGATCCGGCCGATCTGGACGAGGAGACCCGCAAGCACGCCGCCGACGGCATCGTCGCCTTCTCCGCCGTTTGCAGCCATGCCGGCTGCGACGTTTCCGGCTGGCACGGGGAGGAGAGGATCCTCGAATGCCCGTGCCACCATTCCAAGTTCGACCCGCGCGCCGGCGGCAAGGTGGTCGGCGGCCCCGCGCCCCGCCGCCTGGCGCTCCTGCCGCTGGAGAACGGCCCCGAGGGGCTGGTCGTGGCGGCCGGGTTCATCGGCAAGGTCGGCGCCGCGACGTCGGCCTGA
- a CDS encoding GlsB/YeaQ/YmgE family stress response membrane protein, which translates to MSIIAWIILGLIAGWIASKIMHGSGSGLVINLVLGIVGAFVGGFLFSAVGGTGVTGFNIWSLIVAVIGAIVVLWIYNAVAGRRRV; encoded by the coding sequence ATGTCGATCATCGCTTGGATCATTCTGGGACTCATCGCGGGCTGGATCGCCAGCAAGATCATGCACGGCTCCGGGTCCGGCCTTGTCATCAACCTGGTGCTCGGCATCGTCGGCGCCTTCGTCGGCGGGTTTCTGTTCAGCGCAGTCGGCGGGACCGGGGTCACCGGTTTCAATATCTGGAGCCTGATCGTCGCCGTGATAGGCGCCATCGTCGTGCTCTGGATCTACAACGCCGTCGCGGGCCGCCGCAGGGTCTGA
- a CDS encoding methanol/ethanol family PQQ-dependent dehydrogenase, protein MDKGSLARGIAAVALMLGSVPALAAGPLDNYAPVTQERLEKPEDGNWLQYRRTYDSWGYSPLSQVNAGNVKDMVPVWSFSTGVNEGHQAPPVVNNGVMFITTPQAQVIALDAKTGDLLWRYKRELPEDLTQLHPTNRGVALLGDKVYVGTVDAFIVALDAKTGKLVWEQPVEDYQKGYYITMAPLAAKGKVMVGMSGGEFGIRGFLAAFDAETGKPAWKTSTIPGPGEPGHETWAGETWKTGGAPVWITGSYDPATGLSYWGTGNAAPWMADQRAGDNKWANSVVAIDVQTGKMKSAHQYHWNEAWDWDEVAAPILVDVQRDGRTYKSLVHAGRNGYLWILERSGDEIKFVDAKPFVRQNVFKSLDPKTGRPTYDETKVPGTGKRADFCPSLWGGKDWPPVAYNPQTRLMYIPANENLCGYLEGKQTEYEPGQLYIGVAISDIGMTVHPGADHIGELQAWNLDTGQKVWTQKFDKSQNWGPVLTTGGGLVFMGGTNDRFFRAFDAKTGDKLWETRTNSGVTGVPVSYEVDGVQYVAVQSGWGVDAQRKQEKLAQLGYATLDVPQGGVVWVYALRK, encoded by the coding sequence ATGGACAAGGGATCGTTGGCGAGAGGCATCGCCGCGGTGGCGCTGATGCTGGGTTCGGTGCCCGCGTTGGCGGCCGGCCCGCTGGACAACTATGCGCCGGTCACCCAGGAGCGGTTGGAGAAACCGGAGGATGGCAACTGGCTGCAATACCGCCGGACCTACGACAGCTGGGGCTACAGCCCGCTGTCCCAGGTGAACGCCGGCAACGTCAAGGACATGGTGCCGGTCTGGAGCTTCTCGACCGGCGTGAACGAGGGACACCAGGCGCCGCCGGTGGTCAACAACGGCGTCATGTTCATCACCACGCCCCAGGCGCAGGTGATAGCGCTGGACGCCAAGACCGGGGACCTGCTGTGGCGCTACAAGCGCGAGTTGCCGGAGGATCTGACCCAGCTCCACCCGACCAACCGGGGCGTGGCGCTGCTGGGCGACAAGGTCTATGTCGGCACGGTGGATGCCTTCATCGTGGCGCTGGACGCCAAGACCGGAAAGCTGGTGTGGGAGCAGCCGGTCGAGGATTACCAGAAGGGCTACTACATCACCATGGCGCCGCTGGCCGCCAAGGGGAAGGTTATGGTCGGCATGTCCGGCGGCGAGTTCGGCATCCGGGGTTTCCTGGCGGCGTTCGACGCGGAGACGGGCAAGCCCGCCTGGAAGACCAGCACCATTCCGGGACCGGGCGAGCCGGGGCACGAGACCTGGGCGGGCGAGACCTGGAAGACCGGCGGCGCCCCGGTCTGGATCACCGGCAGCTACGACCCGGCCACGGGCCTGTCCTACTGGGGGACCGGCAACGCGGCGCCCTGGATGGCCGACCAGCGGGCGGGGGACAACAAGTGGGCGAACTCCGTCGTCGCGATCGATGTCCAGACCGGCAAGATGAAGTCGGCCCACCAGTACCATTGGAACGAGGCGTGGGACTGGGACGAGGTCGCGGCCCCGATCCTGGTCGACGTGCAGCGGGACGGCCGGACCTACAAGAGCCTCGTCCATGCCGGCCGCAACGGCTATCTGTGGATCCTGGAAAGGTCGGGGGACGAGATCAAGTTCGTCGACGCCAAGCCCTTCGTCCGGCAGAACGTGTTCAAGAGCCTGGATCCCAAGACCGGGCGGCCGACCTATGACGAGACCAAGGTTCCGGGCACCGGCAAGCGGGCGGACTTCTGCCCCTCGCTGTGGGGCGGCAAGGACTGGCCGCCGGTGGCCTACAACCCGCAGACCCGGCTGATGTATATCCCGGCCAACGAGAACCTGTGCGGCTATCTGGAAGGCAAGCAGACCGAGTACGAGCCCGGCCAGCTCTATATCGGCGTCGCCATCTCCGACATCGGCATGACAGTCCATCCCGGCGCCGACCATATCGGCGAGCTTCAGGCCTGGAACCTGGATACCGGGCAGAAGGTCTGGACCCAGAAATTCGACAAGTCGCAGAACTGGGGGCCGGTGCTGACGACAGGCGGCGGCCTGGTCTTCATGGGCGGCACCAACGACCGCTTCTTCCGGGCGTTCGACGCCAAGACCGGCGACAAGCTGTGGGAGACGCGGACGAACTCCGGCGTGACGGGAGTGCCGGTATCTTACGAGGTCGACGGAGTGCAGTACGTCGCCGTCCAATCCGGCTGGGGCGTCGATGCCCAGCGCAAGCAGGAAAAGCTGGCCCAGCTCGGCTATGCGACGCTGGACGTGCCCCAGGGCGGCGTCGTCTGGGTCTACGCGCTTCGCAAGTAG
- a CDS encoding thiamine pyrophosphate-dependent dehydrogenase E1 component subunit alpha has protein sequence MQLNREELLQSYRTMCTIREFEERVHTEFSEGGIPGFVHLYAGEEASAVGVCMHLDGRDNIASTHRGHGHCIAKGCDVVGMMKEIFGRGDGLCGGKGGSMHIADLSRGMMGANGIVGGGPPLVCGAALTAKTLKTGGVAVAFVGDGASNQGTTLESYNLAKVWNLPVIFVVEDNGYAEATASVWSVAGSQSKRAAAFDIPSYELDGNDFFAIHQAAGEAIERARGGGGPSLLHVRLTRYYGHFEGDAMTYRAPGEVETARRERDPLKFFRQRVTEAGLLEPAQLDEIEGEVKSLIDRSVMESKAAPPPAPDRLLTDVYVSY, from the coding sequence ATGCAGCTCAATCGAGAAGAGCTACTCCAGAGCTATCGCACCATGTGCACGATCCGCGAGTTCGAGGAACGTGTGCATACCGAGTTCTCCGAAGGCGGCATCCCCGGCTTCGTGCATCTCTATGCCGGCGAGGAGGCTTCGGCCGTCGGTGTGTGCATGCACCTGGACGGCCGCGACAACATCGCCAGCACCCACCGCGGCCACGGCCACTGCATCGCCAAGGGCTGCGACGTCGTCGGCATGATGAAGGAGATCTTCGGCCGGGGCGACGGGCTGTGCGGCGGCAAGGGCGGCTCCATGCACATCGCCGACCTGTCGCGCGGCATGATGGGGGCGAACGGCATCGTCGGCGGCGGCCCGCCGCTTGTCTGCGGCGCCGCCCTGACCGCGAAGACCCTGAAGACCGGCGGGGTCGCCGTGGCCTTCGTCGGTGACGGCGCGTCCAACCAGGGTACCACCCTGGAAAGCTACAACCTCGCCAAGGTCTGGAACCTGCCGGTCATTTTCGTGGTAGAGGACAACGGCTATGCCGAGGCGACCGCCAGCGTCTGGTCGGTGGCCGGCAGCCAGTCCAAGCGGGCGGCGGCATTCGACATTCCCTCCTATGAGTTGGACGGCAACGACTTCTTCGCGATCCATCAGGCTGCCGGCGAGGCGATCGAACGGGCGCGGGGCGGTGGCGGGCCGAGCCTGCTGCATGTCAGGCTGACCCGCTACTACGGCCATTTCGAGGGCGACGCCATGACCTACCGCGCGCCCGGCGAGGTCGAGACGGCGCGGCGCGAGCGCGACCCGCTCAAGTTCTTCCGCCAGCGCGTGACCGAGGCGGGGCTGCTGGAGCCTGCCCAGCTGGACGAGATCGAGGGCGAGGTAAAGTCGCTGATCGACCGGTCCGTCATGGAGTCCAAGGCGGCCCCGCCGCCGGCCCCCGACCGCCTGCTGACCGACGTCTACGTCTCGTACTGA
- a CDS encoding gamma carbonic anhydrase family protein, whose product MERGHPGDNEPITIGENANIQDGSVLHTDPGFPMDIGANVTVGHMVMLHGCTIGEGSLVGIGSIVLNGARIGKNCLIGANSLITEGKEIPDNSMVVGSPGKVIRQLTEDQIAEMRKGADRYVSNWQRFKQYLVVDH is encoded by the coding sequence GTGGAACGCGGTCATCCGGGGGACAACGAACCGATCACCATCGGCGAGAACGCCAACATCCAGGATGGCTCCGTGCTCCACACCGACCCCGGGTTCCCGATGGACATCGGCGCGAACGTCACGGTGGGCCATATGGTCATGCTTCACGGCTGCACCATCGGCGAGGGGTCCCTGGTCGGAATCGGCAGCATCGTCCTGAACGGCGCCAGGATCGGGAAGAACTGCCTGATCGGGGCCAACAGCCTGATCACCGAGGGCAAGGAGATCCCCGACAATTCCATGGTGGTGGGCTCCCCCGGCAAGGTGATTCGCCAGCTCACCGAGGACCAGATCGCCGAGATGCGCAAGGGCGCCGACCGCTACGTCTCGAACTGGCAGAGGTTCAAGCAATATCTGGTTGTGGATCACTGA